Below is a window of Janthinobacterium lividum DNA.
GGTCACCCATGCGGAACTGCACCCAGCCCATACTGTCCATGATGAAGGGATCGCCCGGCGCCATCTGCAATGCTTTTTCGATCAGCGCATGGGCTTCCTGCAGGCGGATGCCCCGTTCGGCCAGCGAGTAGCCCAGGGCGTTATACGCGTGCTGGTTATCGGGCGCCAGCGCCATCACGCGGCGCAGGCTCGCTTCCATCAGTTCGAGTTTGTCCAGGCGCTCGGCCAGCAAGGCGTAGTCGTACAGCAGCTCCGGATTGTCGGGGAAGCGCAGCAAGGCGTTTTCCAGCACCGTATAGGCGCTTTGCACGTAGCCGGCGTCGCGCAGGAATTGCGCGTCGACCAGCAGCACCTGCGCCTGGCTTGCCGGATCGTCCGTTTCGATTTCCGTCAGCGCCTTGCGCGCCGCATCGAGATTGCCGCCACGGGCGATCAGCTGGGCGCGGCGCAAACGCGCCTCGACATAGCCGGCGGAAGCGCTGTTGTCGACCTTGTCCAGCCAGGCAATGGCGCCGGCCGTGTCGCCGCGCGTCTCGGCGATCTGCGACAAAATCATCAGGGCCTTGAACGGATCGCGCGCGTCGCCAGGCGATTTGTCGAGCACCGCGAGGAAGCGCTTGAAGTACTGCTCGGCGCCCTTGGTGTCTTCCAGCTGCAGCGCCACGATGCCGAGCGCATACAGGCCGCCCACGTTATCGGGCTGGCTTTTCAGCAGCAGCAGGAACTGGTCGCGCGCCGGCTCCAGCTGCTTTTGCTCGACCAGCAGGCGCGCATACGCGCCGCGCACTTCGACGGCGTCCGGATTCTTTTGCAGGAACGTGGCCAGCACCTTGCCTGCCGCCTCGGGTTCGCCCGTCACCTGCGCCAGGGTCAGCGCGGCCAGCTCGGAGTTCGGCTTGATCGCCAGCGCCTTGTTCGCTTCGCCGATGGCGCGCTCGCGCTCGCCGATCGACAGGGCGCCCTGCGCCAGCACCAGGTGCGCCTCGAACATGTCCAGATAGGGCTGCACCAGGCGCGTCACCATCGAGTAGGCATACAGCTTGTCATTCGAGCGCGACAGGATCTGCTGCATCTGGAACAGGGCCACGCCGCGCGCGCCCTCTGGCGCCTTGGCCAGGCGCTCGGCAAAAATCGGTTCCGCTTCTTCGATCTTGTCCGTCAAGACGACAAAGCCGAGGAAGAACTGCGTTGCCTCGTCCGATTCGGGCGCCAGCTCGCGCCACAGGCGGATGGCCGCCAGCGCTTCGCTGCCCTGCTTGGCGGCCAGCGCCATTTCGGATGCGCGCCGCGCCAGGCGCGGATCGCGCGTCTGCTGCGCCGCCACCATCATCGTCACGTACGGCCCTTGCCACTGGCCGCTCTTGAATTCCATTTCGGCCTTGGTCAGCTTGTACAGCAAGTCGCTGCTCAGCTCGACCTTGGGCAAACTCTCCACCTTGGATTCGGCGCCCTCTTCCTGCGGCGCGGCGGACGCGGCCG
It encodes the following:
- a CDS encoding tetratricopeptide repeat protein, giving the protein MKNAFAIVTLSALMATHAMAQTPVAPADAAASPSAAASAAPQEEGAESKVESLPKVELSSDLLYKLTKAEMEFKSGQWQGPYVTMMVAAQQTRDPRLARRASEMALAAKQGSEALAAIRLWRELAPESDEATQFFLGFVVLTDKIEEAEPIFAERLAKAPEGARGVALFQMQQILSRSNDKLYAYSMVTRLVQPYLDMFEAHLVLAQGALSIGERERAIGEANKALAIKPNSELAALTLAQVTGEPEAAGKVLATFLQKNPDAVEVRGAYARLLVEQKQLEPARDQFLLLLKSQPDNVGGLYALGIVALQLEDTKGAEQYFKRFLAVLDKSPGDARDPFKALMILSQIAETRGDTAGAIAWLDKVDNSASAGYVEARLRRAQLIARGGNLDAARKALTEIETDDPASQAQVLLVDAQFLRDAGYVQSAYTVLENALLRFPDNPELLYDYALLAERLDKLELMEASLRRVMALAPDNQHAYNALGYSLAERGIRLQEAHALIEKALQMAPGDPFIMDSMGWVQFRMGDLAAAENALRRAYAVRSDPEIAVHLGEVLWQKGDKAEAQKLWREAQSKDPKNDALKSTLARLNVSL